The following are encoded together in the Brassica napus cultivar Da-Ae chromosome A9, Da-Ae, whole genome shotgun sequence genome:
- the LOC106368647 gene encoding protein IN CHLOROPLAST ATPASE BIOGENESIS, chloroplastic-like produces the protein MHCGAVANGRNRRLILRVGRSFTARSFSSSSSSSPLSEHECFIKEVAKAQPPQHLTQLLSIFTARGKSIVSPGAKQGLLPLTIPLVRMSPGSSIALLRWPTARPSMEMPVVEVQKHGVWFLANNVDQFIHRILVEEDISKPEESSQVIFDAAGEAGKKLYSKGDFARSELMDLDLYLLRKVGLFPDSLERKVIRHIENGDHVSALVAAEFYTKRGNFPGFARPFAFNAKVLLKLGRSLEAKDAARGALKSSWWTLGCRYEEIARIAEWGEEQIVQYKEKVTGEGRQRDISRGKPRAQASYDEAGLLLDLASLEGTWDESRERVAQCYKDAGLNDMANFVLYRD, from the exons ATGCATTGCGGCGCGGTGGCTAACGGACGGAATCGACGACTGATTCTTCGCGTAGGCAGGAGCTTTACCGCCAGAtcattttcctcttcttcttcttcgtctccaTTATCCG AACATGAATGTTTCATCAAGGAGGTAGCCAAAGCTCAGCCTCCTCAGCATTTGACTCAGCTGCTTAGCATTTTCACAGCTAGAG GAAAATCCATAGTTTCTCCTGGTGCCAAGCAAGGCTTGTTGCCTCTTACTATTCCGCTGGTGAGAATGAGCCCAG GTTCTTCAATCGCTCTACTACGTTGGCCAACAGCTCGTCCTAG TATGGAGATGCCTGTGGTGGAAGTTCAGAAACATGGGGTTTGGTTTTTAGCCAATAAT GTTGATCAGTTCATTCACAGAATATTGGTGGAAGAAGATATCTCTAAACCCGAGGAATCCAGCCAAGTGATCTTCGATGCTGCAGGTGAAGCTGGGAAGAAACTTTACAGTAAGGGTGATTTTGCCAGATCAGAGCTGATGGATTTAGATCTCTATCTTTTAAGAAAG GTTGGACTGTTTCCAGATTCTCTAGAACGCAAAGTTATTCGACATATTGAGAATGGAGACCAT GTTTCAGCTTTGGTGGCTGCCGAGTTTTATACGAAGAGAGGAAACTTTCCCGGATTTGCTCGGCCTTTTGCTTTTAACGCAAAGGTTTTGCTAAA ACTTGGGCGTAGCTTAGAAGCGAAAGATGCGGCTAGGGGTGCTCTGAAATCTTCGTGGTGGACCTTAGGATGCAGATACGAG GAAATTGCTCGAATAGCAGAGTGGGGAGAAGAGCAGATTGTGCAGTACAAAGAAAAAGTTACAGGAGAAGGACGACAACGGGATATTTCTAGGGGAAAGCCAAGGGCCCAG GCATCTTACGACGAGGCTGGGTTGTTATTGGATCTAGCGTCACTTGAAGGGACCTGGGACGAGTCACGTGAACGGGTTGCTCAGTGCTACAAAGATGCTGGACTAAACGACATGGCCAACTTTGTTCTGTACAGAGACTGA
- the LOC106368646 gene encoding filament-like plant protein 7, with protein MDHKAWPWKKKSTEKSNGISSNEEIEKLVADKIQLENRLTSLNDKLTSVEAESNKHKSETQEAIIGWEKTKAESASLEKKLEEALTEKHKSDERSSHAEAGLKECMQQLRFLRDEQEQRMHDALTKASHEYERRLKVVKTEIADTCKKLTEAEGENTHLSKALLAKNKTVEELNRDRSRIVSDFNALVSSLESKEKENVTLRYEVRVVEKELELRNEEREFSRRTAEASHKLHLENVKKVAKLEQECQRLRVLVRKRLPGPADLSKMRHEVEMLGRRRSSNSTTIDSEKINNLTEQLCLLEEENKTLRDALNKKVNELQFSRNMYSRTASRLVELEESSKGTTNIEPSRSSNVSHEVSLASFPEFDNDSDSWASALLSELENFKNKKQMVSTPKASEMKLMDDFAEMEKLASTEPGSSPIFSSDSISATGPLENESNEDSSEAAKTQMNVGEVVEDISKALSGVNQTETLTVEGAADTECDISKWIHRIVEIVEGVGLKGEPERLSGYTARVLQWKTTELSSVLQRFLQTCYDLIERKADMKKFAEELSTVLEWMVNHCFSLQNVSSMREEIKKQFEWDESLSESDVSSLACKDHELPSKMAKDKTASVTANELKLEEQQNMRTELEITAASEKLAECQETILNLGKQLNALTNSKEAALLSDKLTPELNDQPNNLATALLPSQETKPEKRLTTQRSSLLDQMKAEDHDTGDSKDQKKPQAADKNGKGGGSVYNETIDALEQILLSERKSKGSETNCCAIVPQKKTGGAKSLWRKLLGRKNNIKSKKLPNLFAT; from the exons ATGGACCATAAAGCATGGCCTTGGAAGAAGAAATCAACGGAGAAAAGCAATGGCATATCCTCCAATGAAGAG ATTGAGAAGCTTGTTGCTGACAAGATACAGCTGGAGAATCGCCTTACAAGCCTAAATGATAAGCTTACCTCTGTCGAAGCTGAGAGCAATAAGCATAAGTCTGAGACACAAGAAGCAATTATTG GATGGGAGAAGACAAAAGCTGAATCAGCATCTCTCgagaagaagctagaagaagcTTTGACTGAGAAACACAAGAGCGACGAGAGGTCGAGTCACGCAGAAGCTGGTCTGAAAGAATGTATGCAGCAGCTTCGTTTTCTCCGGGACGAGCAGGAGCAAAGGATGCATGACGCTTTGACAAAAGCATCACACGAATACGAAAGAAGATTGAAAGTTGTAAAGACAGAGATTGCGGACACGTGTAAGAAGCTTACAGAGGCAGAAGGCGAGAACACTCATCTCTCAAAGGCTTTGTTAGCAAAGAACAAAACTGTTGAAGAGTTAAACAGAGACAGGAGCCGCATCGTGTCCGATTTCAATGCTCTGGTGAGTAGCTTAGAGTCGAAGGAAAAGGAAAACGTTACGCTGAGGTACGAAGTCAGAGTGGTGGAGAAAGAGCTCGAGCTTCGGAatgaagagagagagtttagTCGTCGAACAGCTGAAGCGTCTCATAAACTTCACTTGGAGAATGTGAAGAAAGTTGCAAAGCTGGAACAAGAGTGTCAAAGGTTACGTGTACTTGTCAGGAAACGGTTGCCGGGACCTGCTGATCTGTCCAAAATGAGACACGAAGTAGAGATGTtgggaaggagaagaagctctAACAGCACGACGATCGATTCAGAAAAGATCAATAACCTCACCGAGCAGCTATGCTTACTGGAAGAAGAGAACAAGACTCTGAGGGATGCATTGAACAAGAAAGTTAATGAGCTTCAGTTCTCAAGAAACATGTATTCGAGAACAGCGTCTAGACTAGTAGAACTAGAGGAATCTTCTAAAGGCACAACAAACATTGAGCCAAGCCGGAGCAGCAATGTGTCCCATGAAGTCTCTCTTGCATCGTTTCCGGAGTTTGACAATGATTCTGATTCTTGGGCTTCTGCTTTGCTTTCAGAGCTGGAGAATTTCAAGAACAAGAAGCAAATGGTCTCGACACCTAAAGCTTCAGAGATGAAACTGATGGATGACTTTGCTGAAATGGAGAAGCTTGCAAGTACAGAACCTGGAAGCTCTCCTATCTTCTCTTCTGATTCCATCTCAGCTACTGGTCCCTTAGAGAACGAATCTAACGAAGATTCATCAGAGGCAGCGAAAACTCAGATGAACGTCGGTGAAGTAGTTGAAGATATCAGTAAAGCTCTGTCAGGTGTAAACCAGACCGAGACTCTCACTGTGGAGGGTGCAGCAGACACAGAGTGTGATATCAGCAAGTGGATTCACAGAATCGTTGAAATTGTCGAAGGAGTCGGCTTAAAAGGAGAACCAGAAAGGCTTTCGGGTTACACTGCTCGTGTCTTGCAATGGAAAACAACAGAGCTAAGTAGTGTGTTGCAGCGGTTTCTTCAGACTTGCTACGATCTAATAGAGAGAAAAGCAGACATGAAGAAGTTTGCGGAAGAGTTAAGCACTGTGTTGGAATGGATGGTGAACCATTGTTTCTCTCTTCAAAATGTTTCAAGCATGAGAGAAGAGATCAAGAAGCAGTTCGAATGGGATGAGTCATTGAGTGAGAGCGATGTTTCCTCTTTAGCTTGCAAGGATCACGAGCTGCCAAGCAAAATGGCAAAGGACAAGACGGCAAG TGTTACAGCGAACGAGCtcaagctggaggaacaacaaAACATGCGAACT GAACTGGAGATCACTGCTGCTTCTGAAAAGTTAGCCGAGTGTCAGGAGACTATTCTAAACCTCGGAAAGCAGCTCAACGCGTTGACTAACTCAAAAGAGGCAGCTTTACTTTCAGACAAACTCACACCTGAGCTTAATGACCAACCGAACAACCTAGCTACTGCACTACTACCTTCGCAAGAGACAAAACCAGAGAAGAGATTGACCACTCAGAGATCATCTCTTTTGGATCAGATGAAGGCAGAAGATCATGACACTGGAGATTCCAAGGATCAGAAGAAACCTCAAGCAGCTGATAAAAACGGAAAAGGAGGCGGTTCTGTCTACAATGAAACCATCGACGCATTGGAGCAGATTCTTCTTTCAGAAAGAAAAAGCAAAGGCTCTGAAACAAATTGCTGCGCCATTGTTCCTCAGAAAAAGACCGGCGGAGCTAAGAGCCTCTGGAGAAAGCTGTTGGGGAGGAAGAATAACATCAAGAGCAAGAAGCTCCCTAATCTATTTGCTACCTAG
- the LOC106368650 gene encoding polyadenylate-binding protein 4-like isoform X2, protein MAQAPPPSSSPPATNGTTVASDGLNLGSMCSLYIGDLDFSVTDSQLYDYFTKVCQVVSVRVCRDSATNASLGYGYVNYCNIDDAEKAIKKLNFTHLNGKMIRVTHSTRDNAARRSGVGNLFVKNLDKSVDNKTLHDTFSECGNIVSCKVATDHMGQSRGYGFVQFESEDSAKTATEKLNGRILNDKEIFVGPFLRKEERESASDKTKFTNVYVKNLSETTTDDELKSAFGQYGGISSAVVMRDGDGKSRCFGFVNFEDAGDAARAVEGLNGKKFDDDKEWYVGKAQKKSEREVELSRRYEQGVRETAGNGFDGLNLYVKNLDETVTDEKLRELFAEFGTVTSCKVMRDPSGISKGSGFVALSAASEPSRVLNEMNGKMVSGKPLYVSLAQRKEERRATLQAQFSQMRPAFVPGMSPSMPIFPGGGAPGIGQPMFYGQGPPLIIPHQMVPGMRPGFFGPMMQQGPRPGDGPMRHQPQQPMPFMQPQMMPRGRGYRYPPGRNMPEDLMPGGRVPLPFDSNGVPLGQHLDADALSSSLASSLAQASPAQQRTLLGESLYPLVNLIEHVNAAKVTGMLLEMDQTEVLHLLESPEALNAKVSEALDVLRNVNQPSDLLAALTIHDH, encoded by the exons atggcTCAGGCTCCTCCTCCTTCGTCTTCTCCTCCTGCTACAAACGGGACAACGGTGGCTTCTGATGGACTCAATCTCGGTTCTATGTGCTCGCTCTACATCGGAGATCTGGATTTCAGCGTCACTGATTCTCAGCTCTACGACTATTTCACCAAGGTCTGTCAGGTCGTATCCGTTCGCGTGTGCCGCGACTCAGCAACCAATGCTTCTCTTGGATACGGCTACGTCAACTACTGCAACATCGATGATG CGGAAAAGGCAATCAAGAAGCTTAACTTCACTCATCTCAATGGCAAGATGATCCGTGTTACTCACTCTACTCGTGACAATGCTGCTCGTAGAAGTGGGGTTGGCAACTTGTTCGTCAAGAATCTGGACAAGTCAGTTGACAACAAGACGCTTCACGATACCTTCTCAGAGTGCGGAAACATCGTGTCCTGCAAGGTCGCTACTGACCACATGGGCCAGTCCAGAGGATACGGTTTCGTGCAGTTCGAGAGCGAGGACTCAGCTAAAACCGCTACCGAGAAGCTCAACGGTAGAATCCTCAACGACAAAGAGATCTTCGTCGGACCGTTTCTCCGGAAGGAGGAGCGTGAGTCTGCTTCCGATAAGACCAAGTTCACCAATGTCTACGTGAAGAATCTCTCGGAGACGACTACTGACGATGAGCTGAAGTCTGCTTTTGGACAGTACGGTGGCATCTCGAGCGCTGTGGTTATGAGGGACGGAGATGGGAAGTCAAGGTGTTTCGGGTTTGTCAACTTCGAGGATGCTGGAGACGCGGCTCGCGCTGTTGAGGGGCTTAACGGGAAGAAGTTTGATGATGACAAGGAGTGGTATGTTGGTAAAGCTCAGAAGAAGTCTGAGAGGGAAGTTGAGCTGAGCAGAAGGTATGAGCAAGGCGTGAGGGAGACGGCGGGGAACGGGTTCGATGGTTTGAATTTGTATGTTAAGAACCTTGACGAGACCGTCACGGATGAGAAGTTGCGTGAGCTGTTTGCTGAGTTTGGTACAGTCACTTCCTGCAAG GTTATGAGAGACCCTAGTGGAATTAGCAAAGGATCAGGATTTGTTGCCTTATCTGCTGCCAGTGAACCTTCTAGAGTG CTGAACGAGATGAATGGTAAAATGGTTAGTGGCAAACCGTTGTATGTGTCTCTTGCACAAAGGAAGGAAGAAAGAAGGGCTACCCTGCAG GCACAGTTTTCTCAGATGAGACCTGCCTTTGTCCCTGGGATGAGTCCTAGTATGCCAATATTCCCAGGTGGTGGTGCTCCAGGTATTGGACAACCCATGTTCTACGGTCAAGGGCCTCCACTAATCATCCCTCACCAG ATGGTTCCTGGAATGAGGCCAGGCTTTTTTGGGCCGATGATGCAGCAAGGCCCACGACCAGGTGATGGGCCCATGCGCCATCAGCCTCAGCAACCAATGCCTTTTATGCAGCCACAG ATGATGCCAAGAGGACGTGGATACCGTTACCCTCCTGGTAGAAACATGCCAGAAGATCTAATGCCAGGAGGAAGGGTTCCATTGCCTTTTGACTCTAATGGAGTGCCTCTTGGTCAGCATTTGGACGCCGATGCATTGTCTTCTTCCCTTGCTTCTTCCCTTGCTCAAGCTTCCCCTGCTCAGCAGAGAACT CTTCTGGGTGAGAGTCTGTACCCATTAGTGAACCTGATAGAGCACGTGAACGCTGCCAAAGTGACGGGTATGCTTTTGGAGATGGATCAGACCGAAGTTTTGCATCTGCTCGAGTCACCTGAGGCTCTAAATGCTAAAGTTTCAGAGGCATTGGATGTGTTGAGAAACGTGAATCAGCCAAGTGATCTCTTGGCTGCACTTACCATTCATGATCACTGA
- the LOC106368650 gene encoding polyadenylate-binding protein 4-like isoform X1 has protein sequence MAQAPPPSSSPPATNGTTVASDGLNLGSMCSLYIGDLDFSVTDSQLYDYFTKVCQVVSVRVCRDSATNASLGYGYVNYCNIDDAEKAIKKLNFTHLNGKMIRVTHSTRDNAARRSGVGNLFVKNLDKSVDNKTLHDTFSECGNIVSCKVATDHMGQSRGYGFVQFESEDSAKTATEKLNGRILNDKEIFVGPFLRKEERESASDKTKFTNVYVKNLSETTTDDELKSAFGQYGGISSAVVMRDGDGKSRCFGFVNFEDAGDAARAVEGLNGKKFDDDKEWYVGKAQKKSEREVELSRRYEQGVRETAGNGFDGLNLYVKNLDETVTDEKLRELFAEFGTVTSCKVMRDPSGISKGSGFVALSAASEPSRVLNEMNGKMVSGKPLYVSLAQRKEERRATLQAQFSQMRPAFVPGMSPSMPIFPGGGAPGIGQPMFYGQGPPLIIPHQGGFGYPPQMVPGMRPGFFGPMMQQGPRPGDGPMRHQPQQPMPFMQPQMMPRGRGYRYPPGRNMPEDLMPGGRVPLPFDSNGVPLGQHLDADALSSSLASSLAQASPAQQRTLLGESLYPLVNLIEHVNAAKVTGMLLEMDQTEVLHLLESPEALNAKVSEALDVLRNVNQPSDLLAALTIHDH, from the exons atggcTCAGGCTCCTCCTCCTTCGTCTTCTCCTCCTGCTACAAACGGGACAACGGTGGCTTCTGATGGACTCAATCTCGGTTCTATGTGCTCGCTCTACATCGGAGATCTGGATTTCAGCGTCACTGATTCTCAGCTCTACGACTATTTCACCAAGGTCTGTCAGGTCGTATCCGTTCGCGTGTGCCGCGACTCAGCAACCAATGCTTCTCTTGGATACGGCTACGTCAACTACTGCAACATCGATGATG CGGAAAAGGCAATCAAGAAGCTTAACTTCACTCATCTCAATGGCAAGATGATCCGTGTTACTCACTCTACTCGTGACAATGCTGCTCGTAGAAGTGGGGTTGGCAACTTGTTCGTCAAGAATCTGGACAAGTCAGTTGACAACAAGACGCTTCACGATACCTTCTCAGAGTGCGGAAACATCGTGTCCTGCAAGGTCGCTACTGACCACATGGGCCAGTCCAGAGGATACGGTTTCGTGCAGTTCGAGAGCGAGGACTCAGCTAAAACCGCTACCGAGAAGCTCAACGGTAGAATCCTCAACGACAAAGAGATCTTCGTCGGACCGTTTCTCCGGAAGGAGGAGCGTGAGTCTGCTTCCGATAAGACCAAGTTCACCAATGTCTACGTGAAGAATCTCTCGGAGACGACTACTGACGATGAGCTGAAGTCTGCTTTTGGACAGTACGGTGGCATCTCGAGCGCTGTGGTTATGAGGGACGGAGATGGGAAGTCAAGGTGTTTCGGGTTTGTCAACTTCGAGGATGCTGGAGACGCGGCTCGCGCTGTTGAGGGGCTTAACGGGAAGAAGTTTGATGATGACAAGGAGTGGTATGTTGGTAAAGCTCAGAAGAAGTCTGAGAGGGAAGTTGAGCTGAGCAGAAGGTATGAGCAAGGCGTGAGGGAGACGGCGGGGAACGGGTTCGATGGTTTGAATTTGTATGTTAAGAACCTTGACGAGACCGTCACGGATGAGAAGTTGCGTGAGCTGTTTGCTGAGTTTGGTACAGTCACTTCCTGCAAG GTTATGAGAGACCCTAGTGGAATTAGCAAAGGATCAGGATTTGTTGCCTTATCTGCTGCCAGTGAACCTTCTAGAGTG CTGAACGAGATGAATGGTAAAATGGTTAGTGGCAAACCGTTGTATGTGTCTCTTGCACAAAGGAAGGAAGAAAGAAGGGCTACCCTGCAG GCACAGTTTTCTCAGATGAGACCTGCCTTTGTCCCTGGGATGAGTCCTAGTATGCCAATATTCCCAGGTGGTGGTGCTCCAGGTATTGGACAACCCATGTTCTACGGTCAAGGGCCTCCACTAATCATCCCTCACCAG GGTGGATTCGGATATCCGCCTCAGATGGTTCCTGGAATGAGGCCAGGCTTTTTTGGGCCGATGATGCAGCAAGGCCCACGACCAGGTGATGGGCCCATGCGCCATCAGCCTCAGCAACCAATGCCTTTTATGCAGCCACAG ATGATGCCAAGAGGACGTGGATACCGTTACCCTCCTGGTAGAAACATGCCAGAAGATCTAATGCCAGGAGGAAGGGTTCCATTGCCTTTTGACTCTAATGGAGTGCCTCTTGGTCAGCATTTGGACGCCGATGCATTGTCTTCTTCCCTTGCTTCTTCCCTTGCTCAAGCTTCCCCTGCTCAGCAGAGAACT CTTCTGGGTGAGAGTCTGTACCCATTAGTGAACCTGATAGAGCACGTGAACGCTGCCAAAGTGACGGGTATGCTTTTGGAGATGGATCAGACCGAAGTTTTGCATCTGCTCGAGTCACCTGAGGCTCTAAATGCTAAAGTTTCAGAGGCATTGGATGTGTTGAGAAACGTGAATCAGCCAAGTGATCTCTTGGCTGCACTTACCATTCATGATCACTGA